ATTCCACTtgtaccacggttaccacagacattgctctggtggttattttaagccatttgaCAGGTCAGTTGTGTTTATGCATAACAGTTGAACATTTCttaaccaatcaaaataaagcattcaacagccctgtggtataaagCAATTAATAACTCACTCCATTCTCCAAAACAACAGGATGCTCTGGCAAAAACTCAGGTTTCTTCTTGGCCAATGGACAACTTGCCATCTTGATAAGAAAGTCCCTGGTGTAGCATATCCTTTCTtctgcaataaaatataaagcaTTAGCTCCAAATTTCTCTccaaattttatttaaaggaaatGTTCACagaaacttaaaggaacagtatgtaggattgtggccaaactggtattgcaattacaaaacttgtggctcaaactggtactgcaatcacacagctggtggccaatacacaaaatgacaacataaacatcagttgagggctgcaactccactttttaaatgacaatatcctggccggaccactgttgagtgatataagtatttgaaatgaaatgattcttaatgtctagtgacatatcagggccattttatgattaattgatatacatttcttacttactgttcctttaatgccATCCTAGGCCTATGACTTAATTTCTTCAGCTGAACACATttagagttatattaaatagtAGTCTGGCTCTTCCTAGCTTTGTAATGGCGTTCAAAagtggccattttgaaatccaaTATATATCTTCTGATGCGAAACTATACATTTCTGAGAGAAAACTATTCATACTTTGAGTGTATTTAGCAATCGATACGTAACGTTTGAATAGAAACACATCTAGATCAAAAATGCGGCATGCTGGCTCCACGTCGGTACTTGCGAGAGCCAATTATCATCTTCAGTAATAGCGTGGAGCTGGCGTGCGGTGTTTGGCTGAATAAAGTGGGGTattttttggtaaactattcctttaatgcacTTTATACAATCTGAACTATTTGTTTTTCTCTTATATATGTTAAGGAAAATGTCTACCTTTCTTTTCAGGTTGGGGACTTTTTAGGTTACTTGTGGTTTGAAGATGAAGGATTTCGTACAACTGCTCCACTTTAATACTGTTGTCCTGTCATTATTAAACAAAGGGTCAGATACACTCAATAACACAGGAATAGGAGAAAGGCCACAATTACACAACAAGCATAATGTTTAACACAATAAAATTGCACGGCTTACCGGCTTTTTAACTGGCTTTTCAAATGGCTTGATCATCACATTGCTTTGTGGTACTATGGGTGGCCCGTTCAATGAATCAtaaaagcacac
Above is a window of Paramisgurnus dabryanus chromosome 13, PD_genome_1.1, whole genome shotgun sequence DNA encoding:
- the gra gene encoding uncharacterized protein C8orf88 homolog isoform X2; protein product: MKSHELRLNVFPVCVYVKMTEAEARRFVNDKIRKMDVSKRIVRNLEPARPLRRLNINQVPQSNVMIKPFEKPVKKPDNSIKVEQLYEILHLQTTSNLKSPQPEKKERICYTRDFLIKMASCPLAKKKPEFLPEHPVVLENGRTRIVPNVNNFKKEDMVV
- the gra gene encoding uncharacterized protein C8orf88 homolog isoform X1, whose amino-acid sequence is MKSHELRLNVFPVCVYVKMTEAEARRFVNDKIRKMDVSKRIVRNLEPARPLRRLNINQVPQSNVMIKPFEKPVKKPDNSIKVEQLYEILHLQTTSNLKSPQPEKKEERICYTRDFLIKMASCPLAKKKPEFLPEHPVVLENGRTRIVPNVNNFKKEDMVV